A genomic window from Anticarsia gemmatalis isolate Benzon Research Colony breed Stoneville strain chromosome 22, ilAntGemm2 primary, whole genome shotgun sequence includes:
- the Cep89 gene encoding centrosomal protein 89kDa, whose translation MDVSTPKLSSYGRVSRRCLPVSPEKLTLSGNFTQRHREFDITEPLKRASMRQDILDMVARRTESRITEEKGFTDDNPLYEDPRDVIGEKPAKPPRKRNIQGIGMSSPRGSKEGKSLLKEQKRKLTKKYEQLITSLMERCEENVVQLSEKDAQISKLKEKLKAVLEYNKLFAEENDQLRSQYDTLVKYAEECKKVIREERERNRELEVRGKELQEKVKQYELPDRDHEPPTAIPLVEVCMSCSSRQIIVNQAREHNARLQKDMQALKDVLYRLNVQLSRYQEKLRNNIQSMAGDKQEQVYKVPDTKYDALDSLLTTSLGYKGPDTVHTDDGQSKPDDLPHTSRTVDLSGLLSAQALAPLFDAYQENLQEKDSLILDYEKQFENMNKKSKQIVSENKLLSDRVKALEDELVQLRQTHKKMVVEKETTDIEKATLVERAERAESKLKEVYELYEDKMSAMMRDYETVHREYFSVKSALDVADSRLAALDALRTRTVPADMHERRLDHCKRLLEELKHQYGMETERKSEQVSKLQEQLRLVEDKCSKACVENDNLKEQLEKALKNVRLYRKAAVIFRQRLKAASARATRVRTSARRHKQQQNNEPLRQALQALNSIKQEIKLVKSRAYTSLEELERRIVEQEKRAALAHAEYRRELERASLALEHKEAIIRSLIDKVADVEEVRLSQTNTHRLQGIITDSSPEGTSPNPERKETKPAVKLVPGPGGYFQEKEGKGSKKREKNNQ comes from the exons ATGGATGTTAGTACTCCTAAG TTATCTAGCTATGGCCGAGTCTCACGAAGATGTCTACCAGTCTCTCCAGAGAAACTAACTCTATCGGGCAACTTCACTCAGCGACACAGGGAGTTTGACATCACAGAACCACTGAAAAGGGCCAGCATGAGGCAGGATATACTTGACATGGTAGCTCGGAGAACTGAATCCAGGATTACTGAGGAGAAGGGGTTTACTGATGATAATCCTTTGTATGAAGACCCGAGAGACGTTATTG GAGAAAAACCAGCAAAACCTCCCAGAAAGCGTAACATCCAAGGCATAGGAATGTCATCTCCCCGAGGTTCTAAAGAAGGCAAGTCTCTTCTGAAAGAACAGAAGAGGAAACTTACTAAGAAGTATGAACAATTGATCACTTCACTTATGGAAAGATGTGAGGAAAATGTGGTGCAG TTATCAGAAAAAGACGCCCAAATATCAAAACTAAAGGAAAAACTGAAAGCTGTATTAGAATACAACAAGTTATTTGCTGAAGAGAATGATCAGTTAAGAAGTCAATATGATACTCTCGTGAAATATGCTGAGGAGTGCAAGAAGGTGATCAGGGAAGAGAGGGAGAGGAATAGAGAGCTGGAGGTCAGGGGGAAAGAGCTGCAAGAGAAGGTTAAGCAATATGAATTGCCTGATAGAG ATCACGAGCCGCCAACCGCGATACCTCTGGTGGAAGTATGCATGAGTTGCAGCAGTCGTCAGATCATCGTGAACCAGGCGCGGGAACACAACGCGCGGCTACAGAAAGATATGCAGGCGCTTAAAGATGTGCTCTATAG ATTAAACGTGCAGTTGTCCCGTTATCAAGAGAAGCTGCGTAACAACATACAGTCCATGGCGGGTGATAAACAGGAGCAAGTGTACAAAGTGCCTGACACTAAATACGACGCTTTAGACTCGCTACTTACAACTAGTCTTGGGTACAAGGGACCAG atACTGTACACACAGACGATGGACAATCAAAGCCTGATGATCTTCCACATACCAGTCGGACTGTTGACCTCTCCGGGTTGTTGAGTGCTCAGGCAttag CACCACTCTTCGATGCATACCAAGAAAACCTTCAAGAAAAAGACAGTCTCATCCTAGACTACGAGAAACAATTTGAAAACATGAACAAAAAGTCCAAGCAAATAGTCTCAGAGAACAAACTGCTGAGTGATAGAGTGAAAGCATTGGAAGACGAGCTGGTGCAACTGAGACAGACGCATAAGAAGATGGTGGTCGAGAAAGAGACGACAGATATTGAGAAAGCTACGCTCGTTGAACGAGCTGAGAGGGCGGAGTCTAAGTTGAAGGAGGTTTATGAGTTGTATGAAGATAAAA TGTCAGCGATGATGCGCGACTACGAGACGGTCCACCGCGAGTACTTCAGCGTGAAGAGCGCGCTGGACGTGGCCGACAGCCGGCTGGCGGCGCTCGACGCGCTGCGCACGCGCACCGTGCCCGCCGACATGCACGAGCGCAGGCTCGACCACTGCAAGCG ATTACTAGAAGAATTAAAACATCAATACGGCATGGAGACAGAGCGCAAGTCGGAGCAAGTGAGCAAGCTGCAGGAACAACTGCGACTCGTGGAGGACAAGTGTAGTAAAGCGTGCGTCGAGAACGACAACCTCAAGGAACAGCTGGAGAAGGCGCTCAAGAATGTCAG GTTGTACCGCAAAGCCGCAGTGATATTCCGTCAGCGTTTAAAAGCGGCCTCAGCCCGCGCCACCCGCGTGCGGACCAGCGCTCGTCGACACAAACAACAACAGAACAATGAACCACTGAGACAGGCGTTACAAGCACTTAATAGTATTAAACAAGAAATTAag CTAGTAAAGTCCCGCGCATACACGTCCCTAGAAGAGCTAGAACGTCGTATAGTGGAGCAGGAGAAGCGCGCGGCGCTCGCACACGCCGAGTACCGCCGCGAGCTGGAGCGAGCCTCGCTGGCGCTAGAACATAAGGAGGCCATCATACGTAGCCTTATTGATAAGGTGGCTGATGTTGAAGAAGTCAG ATTAAGTCAAACCAACACGCACCGTCTTCAAGGTATAATAACCGACTCATCTCCCGAGGGAACGTCTCCGAACCCTGAACGTAAAGAAACAAAGCCAGCCGTGAAGTTGGTGCCGGGACCCGGAGGATACTTCCAGGAGAAAGAAGGAAAGGGATCTAAGAAGAGAGAGAAGAATAACCAGTAA
- the LOC142982833 gene encoding uncharacterized protein LOC142982833: protein MLRVHILSCRNCRVILRILVILVAVNIASARRIGHKHIQRQKPKSSMLGNCDSSETVTPGEIITIRNPGWPQIYSAGIMCRWKFECPGSTCHLHCSDVGLPQSKKCFVDMLLVSESGSTELDNAQIYCGRTVIDSKSAGQALTLALSSSPKSPGGRFVCTVRTESEDRRLNLATEYILGETSSDTSGYTFE from the exons ATGCTTCGTGTTCATATTTTGAGCTGCAGAAACTGCAG GGTGATTCTTAGAATACTGGTCATCCTCGTGGCCGTGAACATTGCTTCAGCTCGGAGAATAGGACACAAGCATATTCAACGTCAGAAACCTAAATCTAGCATGCTTGGCAACTGTGATTCTTCGGAGACG GTGACTCCTGGCGAAATCATCACAATCAGGAACCCCGGCTGGCCTCAGATTTACTCCGCTGGTATCATGTGCCGCTGGAAGTTTGAGTGTCCAGGATCTACCTGCCATTTGCATTGTTCTGATGTTGGTTTGCCACAA TCAAAGAAATGTTTCGTGGACATGTTATTGGTGTCGGAGTCTGGTAGCACCGAACTTGACAACGCACAAATCTACTGTGGACGAACTGTTATTGATTCCAAGTCTGCTGGCCAAGCACTTACTTTGG CATTATCATCAAGTCCCAAGAGTCCCGGCGGAAGGTTTGTATGTACAGTAAGGACGGAGAGTGAGGATCGTCGACTGAACTTGGCTACAGAATACATCTTGGGTGAAACCAGCTCAGACACATCGGGATACACGTTTGAGTAG
- the LOC142982832 gene encoding venom serine protease-like isoform X2 — MDIIWAGLLLFVAAALAQDSDCDFYQKVAATDQFTIRQPNYPGKYKGGLQCRWVADCPSGYNCRLDCPFIDMPASASCMNDRLLISKTGDLLLTGADTYCGRGSLSAVSTGQRISIGLITSKSTSGGEFRCDLTAQPATPNKNCVCGVRRQNRIVNGVETGINEFPMMVGLADVGRSKIKCGATIISEDYVVTAAHCVMNENLKSLAVIVGEHDVTTGNETSAAKGYAIAQYIIHPGYTTSNYDNDIALIKVATPIQFNDRVSPVCLPFKFRSYSFAGKNVTILGWGTLEPGGPDSKVLRKVDVGVMSQTQCRYQVPTLTDRQICTFTRGKDSCQDDSGGPLLYTDPDTGLLHLAALVSYGLDFCASALSPAVNTRITSHLDWIVANTKGNYCYK; from the exons aTGGATATTATATGGGCAGGGTTACTTTTGTTCGTAGCTGCAGCCTTAGCACAGGATTCCGATTGTGACTTTTATCAGAAA GTAGCGGCGACGGACCAGTTCACTATAAGACAGCCGAATTATCCTGGTAAATACAAGGGCGGGTTACAATGTAGATGGGTAGCCGACTGTCCTTCCGGCTACAACTGTCGCCTAGATTGTCCCTTCATTGACATGCCAGCG TCGGCATCATGCATGAACGACAGACTCCTAATATCAAAGACCGGAGACCTGCTGCTGACGGGTGCTGACACCTACTGTGGACGAGGCTCGCTCTCTGCTGTGTCTACTGGACAAAGAATCAGTATTG GTCTGATCACAAGTAAAAGCACTTCGGGCGGCGAGTTTCGGTGTGACTTAACAGCGCAGCCTGCCACGCCTAATAAGAACTGTGTATGCGGAGTGAGACGACAG AATCGTATCGTAAACGGGGTGGAAACAGGCATCAACGAGTTCCCAATGATGGTAGGTCTGGCCGACGTGGGCCGGTCTAAGATCAAGTGCGGCGCGACCATCATATCTGAGGACTACGTGGTCACTGCCGCGCACTGCGTCATGAATGAGAATTTGAAATCTTTAGCAGTTATCGTCGGAGAACATGATGTTACTACTG gtaaTGAGACCTCAGCGGCAAAAGGTTATGCCATAGCCCAATACATAATACACCCAGGTTATACAAC TTCTAATTACGACAACGACATAGCATTAATAAAAGTGGCGACACCTATTCAGTTCAATGACCGAGTCAGCCCAGTCTGCTTACCCTTCAAGTTCAGAAGTTACAGCTTTGCCGGCAAAAATGTTACCATTCTTG GTTGGGGTACATTGGAACCTGGTGGTCCTGATTCCAAGGTGCTGAGGAAAGTGGACGTGGGCGTCATGAGTCAGACGCAGTGTCGTTACCAAGTGCCGACACTCACTGACAGGCAGATCTGCACTTTTACCAGAGGGAAGGACTCTTGCCAG GATGACTCGGGAGGTCCGCTCCTCTACACGGACCCTGATACTGGGCTACTCCACCTGGCAGCGTTGGTCAGCTACGGCCTGGACTTCTGCGCATCAGCACTGTCTCCAGCCGTCAATACTCGCATCACTTCGCATCTGGACTGGATAGTAGCTAACACTAAAGGGAATTACTGTTATAAGTAG
- the LOC142982888 gene encoding uncharacterized protein LOC142982888: MPCVSLDNWSCRMIIGTLILFLAINPMSMKKVYRLHVQNVNLKNDNASGCDLHESVNRRERVRLYNPNWPQIYSPGTKCLWKFECPVGSCRLKCDNLGMPESNKCTVDMLLVSRTGNIEHDGGDAYCGSSRINVRSRGQMIAIALVSSMRSPGGRFTCTVSSVITKRRYRKG, from the exons ATGCCTTGTGTGTCATTGGACAATTGGAGTTgcag GATGATTATCGGAACGTTAATACTGTTTCTGGCGATAAACCCGATGTCAATGAAAAAAGTGTATAGATTACATGTACAAAATGTCAACTTGAAGAATGATAACGCTAGCGGGTGTGATCTACATGAATCA GTGAATCGCAGAGAGCGAGTACGTTTGTACAACCCGAACTGGCCGCAGATCTATTCTCCCGGGACCAAATGTCTGTGGAAGTTTGAGTGCCCTGTCGGCTCCTGCCGGTTGAAATGCGATAACCTTGGAATGCCTGAA TCAAACAAATGCACAGTAGACATGTTGTTGGTATCGAGGACTGGGAATATAGAGCATGACGGTGGTGACGCTTACTGCGGCTCTTCGAGGATTAACGTCAGGTCTCGCGGACAAATGATCGCTATAG cgTTAGTATCAAGTATGAGAAGTCCGGGCGGAAGATTTACATGTACAGTGTCGTCGGTGATCACTAAACGTAGATATAGAAAAGGTTGa
- the LOC142982832 gene encoding venom serine protease-like isoform X1, which produces MQMMDIIWAGLLLFVAAALAQDSDCDFYQKVAATDQFTIRQPNYPGKYKGGLQCRWVADCPSGYNCRLDCPFIDMPASASCMNDRLLISKTGDLLLTGADTYCGRGSLSAVSTGQRISIGLITSKSTSGGEFRCDLTAQPATPNKNCVCGVRRQNRIVNGVETGINEFPMMVGLADVGRSKIKCGATIISEDYVVTAAHCVMNENLKSLAVIVGEHDVTTGNETSAAKGYAIAQYIIHPGYTTSNYDNDIALIKVATPIQFNDRVSPVCLPFKFRSYSFAGKNVTILGWGTLEPGGPDSKVLRKVDVGVMSQTQCRYQVPTLTDRQICTFTRGKDSCQDDSGGPLLYTDPDTGLLHLAALVSYGLDFCASALSPAVNTRITSHLDWIVANTKGNYCYK; this is translated from the exons ATGCAAATG aTGGATATTATATGGGCAGGGTTACTTTTGTTCGTAGCTGCAGCCTTAGCACAGGATTCCGATTGTGACTTTTATCAGAAA GTAGCGGCGACGGACCAGTTCACTATAAGACAGCCGAATTATCCTGGTAAATACAAGGGCGGGTTACAATGTAGATGGGTAGCCGACTGTCCTTCCGGCTACAACTGTCGCCTAGATTGTCCCTTCATTGACATGCCAGCG TCGGCATCATGCATGAACGACAGACTCCTAATATCAAAGACCGGAGACCTGCTGCTGACGGGTGCTGACACCTACTGTGGACGAGGCTCGCTCTCTGCTGTGTCTACTGGACAAAGAATCAGTATTG GTCTGATCACAAGTAAAAGCACTTCGGGCGGCGAGTTTCGGTGTGACTTAACAGCGCAGCCTGCCACGCCTAATAAGAACTGTGTATGCGGAGTGAGACGACAG AATCGTATCGTAAACGGGGTGGAAACAGGCATCAACGAGTTCCCAATGATGGTAGGTCTGGCCGACGTGGGCCGGTCTAAGATCAAGTGCGGCGCGACCATCATATCTGAGGACTACGTGGTCACTGCCGCGCACTGCGTCATGAATGAGAATTTGAAATCTTTAGCAGTTATCGTCGGAGAACATGATGTTACTACTG gtaaTGAGACCTCAGCGGCAAAAGGTTATGCCATAGCCCAATACATAATACACCCAGGTTATACAAC TTCTAATTACGACAACGACATAGCATTAATAAAAGTGGCGACACCTATTCAGTTCAATGACCGAGTCAGCCCAGTCTGCTTACCCTTCAAGTTCAGAAGTTACAGCTTTGCCGGCAAAAATGTTACCATTCTTG GTTGGGGTACATTGGAACCTGGTGGTCCTGATTCCAAGGTGCTGAGGAAAGTGGACGTGGGCGTCATGAGTCAGACGCAGTGTCGTTACCAAGTGCCGACACTCACTGACAGGCAGATCTGCACTTTTACCAGAGGGAAGGACTCTTGCCAG GATGACTCGGGAGGTCCGCTCCTCTACACGGACCCTGATACTGGGCTACTCCACCTGGCAGCGTTGGTCAGCTACGGCCTGGACTTCTGCGCATCAGCACTGTCTCCAGCCGTCAATACTCGCATCACTTCGCATCTGGACTGGATAGTAGCTAACACTAAAGGGAATTACTGTTATAAGTAG